AATAGGACTGTTTAAAATTACATCTCCTGAGAAAAAATACTGAGTGCgtctttaaacttaaaaaagtaTACTGCAGCATATTAATATATGTAAGAGCTTAATGTGGTAATATCAAAAGCATCCAGTATGATTGATGTACAGAGTCATATACATTACtttataattatacataattgTAGACAGGACACTTAAACATTAAGCTTAGCTACTTTAGCTTAGCTTTGGTTGATACTATtaattttaatgcatatttttatcTTTTCGAAAACATTTTATATCATCAAACAAAACTGGCAGACCCCTGGTTTAAAAATCCTTAGTGGTTCATACAACCCTATTTTATAAATCAATTTTCATACTTTCTTGCAccatatgtaaataatataaacactATTCACAGTTCTTGTTAAACTGTATTTCATTTACTTTGATCTCCAGACAATGACAAATTCGAAAGTGAAGAACAATGTTACAGCTTGTTCCTGAAATGATTCTTTATGTATAGCACCCGTCTGTTGTGCAGATGATGGACGACTAAGACACAAAGACCCAAAAAGCATTCTCACATTTATTTGGGTCAATTAGAACGTCATTAGAAATAAAAATCTCAACTGATTGTGACTGGACCGGAGTTCTGATGGAGACGCAGCTGGAAATTGCCCTTCACAACACAAACTATTCTAACTCACCGATATGAAGCCACAGAGGCTCTTATCTGTCAAAATCACCAGGGTGGAGGTAAAGCTTAAAGTTATGCAAAACACATCTGGTAGACATCAGATAGACAGACAATGCAGTGGCATAAGGTGCTGCGTAACCTTCCTctcacatgaacacacacaacacagtcTACTATTAAAAGGGTAGAGAAACTCATGtttgtcagtcagtcagtcagtgcATGAACCAGTAGAGACAACAGCAGgtgtattattactgttttactgacaagcattATGGTCAAGCACAAAAAACAGAGATGTAAGGGGCCTGTACTGGACTCAGGCACAGATGGTCTAGAGCGCCCTCGAGTGCTCCACTGAAATTATACTGCGGTTTGTTTAACTTGGTTATGTATACAAATCCCTGGGTATTAAAATAAAGCTCTTTATGTTTCATGATTTCAAATCAAATCGTAATGTAGTGAAAACAATCTACCGATAAAATTAACAGTAATAATCCTGCGGACTGATCATCAAAAAAGGTTTGTCATCTTAAACAACAAGTGCATACGAAGAATTAGGAGTCCAACTTTGTGGGCCAGCTCAGttacattattataatcttaGACTATGCTGATAGCTTCCCATTCAAaaaaatctcttctgctcaatGGCGTACGTCTTCCCTGCAGGCAACTTTCTGAAGAACAGACTGTTGCCTCTGCTCATGTTGCCCTGAGAGACACGAAGAGAAGAGGGAATCAGAATTATATTTTCTGACAGTTTCTTTAAATGTTACCCATTGCTAAAGAAGTCATCCCTAATAATGAAATGTCTTAGTAAGTCActgacaacattttttttttctgttgctcAAGAAGTTCTGTCAGTCATCCAGTTTAACACACTAACTTGTTTGGATGACAAGAGAAACATCTTGATACTgagcaacagaaaaaaaattaaaaaaataaaaataaaaacatatccAGATGATTAGAATAAAATACTTTCCGGTTGTTTTATGCAGTCACGTAGGTAAACTCATTATTACAGTAGTGTACTGCTTTAATTCTATTAGCCCTTTAATTCGTTTAGCCTATTCAAATTCCAATTAACATTAGAAGCTCATCAGCGGAAGAACTAAGCCATTCAAGAAACTTTAACAAAATTCAAATCCCCATTCCCAGTAACTTATATCAAGAAAAATTGCTCACCTCTCGGCTCAGGTGACTCCAGCAGTGGAGCCAGTTGGGATAAACGGCAGCATAAGGTGGCAGACCTCCAGCCAGCCTGGGTCAGATCAGGAGAAACATTACTTACAACAATACCTCCattagttttaaatattttaggaCATACAGGTAGCCTACATGTCATTTTTGGGAAAGGGAAGGAAGGTGAATAAATGAACTACAGTCATAGAACTTGAACATTTGAAAGGGGTGAACAGGTTTAGGATTACAAGCTTCTTATGAAGTTAAGAAACCAGCCCTCATGTAATGCCATTCACAAATGCTTCCACTAGAGTCGCACAACATCCCTTacccacagttatttactgccATCAGGTTGGACACCAATACAAATGGATACGTCAGCATACTTGCAAAAAACTGAGCAAAGATGAAAAAGATACAAGAACAAAAGGTAAATACATTAGAATGAGAACAATAGCACAACCTAGTAAAAAGCAAAACAACCATCTACATATTTACAATAGAGTTGCCACTGgctgatacatttttttattgtacttgtcagacacacacacacacacaaatacacataaatcaaaacatatcTCTCTGACTTTTTTCTAAACCAagatctgtctttttttttttttccttcaatgttactttttattgttacaattgtattaataaaaatagtatagtaatataattAAGACATGTAGAAACTATCTGAAAAAACCTAATCTCTTCAGCTTTTTAAGAATATACATACATTTGTAATATCATCTGAAAGCATAAGAGCTAGAAACATCagacagtaatgttttttttattttattataaaacattaataattagaACTGAAACGTGGCAaccatgttttaataaaaatgtataaaagcatatttgttattttaaacagaaattACAGGCTGGTGCTTGAGACACTATTCGTCATTTaatgtttctgtaaaaaatgacttACCCCAGTCACAGCTTGAGAGCAGTTTTTGATCTCTCCTGTATGACTCGTCTGAGACAGGTACAATAGGACAATCAACTCAGTACATAACATGCAACTACAACTGACACAAATGTAGAATTGTTGTTCTAGCAAAACAGTATGCAATGATGAATCGGTAAATACTGAAAGATTAAATGTATCTCACatacataaaatgaaattttgtaCAAATTTAGGGTCAggatgttttgttgtttgtacacaagtttgtgtgtgtttacataccGAGTCGTCTATAGCATATGTGTTTATGAAGTGAGCAAGCATATTGCAGATCCACAGGGAAAGAACATCACCCAGTAGACGAGGAATGAGACCACTGTGGGTTGACAAAACATAAAAGGTAAAGACACAAAGACTTGTATAATGGCCTGACAGCATTCATGAAAGTATTTATTAAGCACTTAAAATGACTGGTATACTAGTAAGGTTGACTGATTTTTTtcacatatatatgtgaccctggaccacaaaaccagtcttaagtcgctggggtatatttgtagcaatagtcaaaaatacagcgtatgggtcaaaattatagatttttcttttatgccaaaaatcattagtatattaagtaaagatcatcttccatgaaaatattttgtaaatttactactgtaaatatattaaaatgtcgtttttgattagtaatatgcattgctaagaattcatttggataactttaaaggcgatttttttgcaccctcagactcCAGATtgtcaaatagttgtatctcggccaaagatcaaaaaaaattatttgatcctaacaacccatacatcaatggaaagcttatttattcagctttcagatgatgtataaatctcaatttcaaaaattttttgtggttttgtggtccagggtcacatatgcattTTTAACAAGGTGccatacattaaaaacagtacaacttttaaaaatgcatcatgAGGCAAACTATAGATTACCTCAtttgaaaatatgtaatttttcacTTACGCAAAAAAACCCAGGATTCCATCTTCTCTGTAGATGGTAACTATGGAGTCAAAGACACCACTggaaagaacaaaaaaattcttaaatgtgCAAAtcggaaaaggaaaaaaaacaactgaaaagaaaacaacTGACCTGTATTTGGCTTCTCTACCAATAAACTGGACCATGCATCTGAGTGTGATCACTGggatggggggaaaaaacaggtGACATTCACAGACTGAGAGAAAAGTGTGATTCAAATCacaaaacctgttttttttttattgtattaactATTTACCATGAAAAGGGTGTGTGACAATTGTAGCACATGAGCGTGCAATCATCTCTTTAGTGGTCTGAGaggacaataaaaaaaaaaagaaaaaaaagaggggAAAGAAACATCAAAAACACCCATAACATTTCAGTAAACAATAACTGGTGCAAACATGAAAGCCTGTTTGCAAATATTTTCTACTTGTGTCATTCAGTCACATCAGACTCGTAACTATGTAAACAAACAGGCTTTGACTGACATACAAGGTATAGAAACTAGTCCAAAATTCTGCTTTAAGCATCTCACCTCATTTACTACATGTTGCAGAGAACCATCCTCTGCTTTCTGATTGCTTCCCAACACCTGAGAAGGTGAAGAGATGAGATACGTGCTATTATATCATCTCACATGTTTAACTAACTGCAGCAATTCCACTCAAagtttaaaaaagcaaaaataaatggaTTCAAGCACTAAAATAATACTTCTGAAAACACATACGTGTTCCTACCTCAATTTTTTCCTCCTGGCATTTCTGTGGGTTATAACAAAAGGTTAGAGCCATTTAAAACGGAGTATAAATAACCTCTGCTTAGCTGTGCCCAGCCAGATAAACACAAAAGTCACattgcaaaagtctgaacactGCAACATACAGCCAGCAACACCCTGCACAAATCACGGTTACAGAGACCTATCTAAAGGCTGGAAAACATTACATGGAAACATGCACTTTACTGACTGCAAATGGACACAGAggaaaaactgggcatcatacaccaAACAACTAAGGATTAAACACTACTAGGGATGCATCGATCCGATACTCAGTACCGGTATCGCTCCGATACTGCCATTTTCTGCCGATATTGTGTGTATCCTAATTTGTGTTATTGTTAAGAACCACGAAAGCACCATAAAATCAAagtccaagtgttctgaagccgttCCATAGTTTAAATGTGaagtacagatgaatatttaagtcgtTAAATTCAAGTTCAAGTAAACTCTTCTCTCTGCTGCAGCTGTCGGGTCATCCTCCATTCAGTGTCACGTTCGGTTACGACAGTCAAAACGATGAAACTCTCTCTAAGAGCGCAcagtaactgaaatttaaaactgttaaagaaaaggctcaaactattgcacagatttaataaactacgcatcaatatctctttcctttgtgctttgaacttcTCTGTCCGGAGCGCAGCGTGCTGTGACGCCGTGTTGCTTCAAGCACATCATTCTGCACATGGGATGTGCTTTGTGCAACTCTGTATTGGAGCTTTTcatattataatacttttgcgcaatgaaagattatttatagcgtttcttgttctgtcctatgacaggacagaaaaagaaaggctattaataatctaaTGTACAGCACAGTAATggaggcagcaacatatgatagataggactcctctatcatatgttgctgcctttattactgtgctatacatttaaaaaatgtatttaaatgtctttattctatagtttatatttatataatacatttacttgttttcattcatgtattttacaacaatacaaagagcaatgtgcAACATTTCaccagatttagtcctacacttattcacttttatttgtccCCCACTAAATGTTATTTCACTAAAcgtttagattttataaaattgtgcactcctgatttttctagaataacttttgctgctaaattatccactaacctagtttataatagtatttttgtcatagattatgattatatatttttttcatttgttatttttcattaaaatgaatttgtctatatttagtagattgtgattaacacacaaaagagtgatgatcaggtcaacacacagaagtatagaaattctacattgatttaaaaaaaaaaaaactgctgttATCGGCTCAGAATCGGCCGATACTCAGAATTTCTGGATCGGATcggattttaaaaaatgtatcgtGTATCCCTACACGCTACCAGACtttcagaacaaaacaaactcaCTCAGAAACATGAGTGAGTTTCttatcaaaacaaataaatctcTGAAGAACCTGGCGTGCATACTGTACCTGCAAAACTCTACTGTGAACAATGGTGCCAATGGTCCCAGCACAAAGCCTAGGGGCGAGACCTTTGAACAGGCCTGATTTCCCATCGATCTTGACGATGTGTTTGgctaaatgaaacaaatgtaaGTCAAAAAACTGCATGCATTTTCCagaattcttaaaaataaaacaaaattaaattaacggCTACGGATGCAAAAAAAGAAGCAATCGGTTCCTTGATGATCTTACCGTATGCAAAAAGCCCTGGAAGCTGGTACACTTGTCGACCAAACATATTTCTTCCTAAAGTAGGAGGAAGAGGTTCATGTCCAACCTATTTGCAAAGATACaactatgtttaaaaaaaagtgaacatGACAAATTGatacacaatacattttattgtgccaaaaaaaacaaaaaaacaaaataaaaaccacaacaacaacaacatgtacGCACACCATTCCCTCTTGTAGTACTGTTATATTAATATCTGCGATATCTGACTTGGAAGAAAGAAACAATTTTATACTAATACTATACAGTGAAAACCTGTGTGGTAATATAGCAGAGGTAAACACTGTTAAATTCTGAGTATAAACCTCATTTAGCTTAC
The sequence above is a segment of the Onychostoma macrolepis isolate SWU-2019 chromosome 07, ASM1243209v1, whole genome shotgun sequence genome. Coding sequences within it:
- the mtch2 gene encoding mitochondrial carrier homolog 2 isoform X2, producing MFGRQVYQLPGLFAYAKHIVKIDGKSGLFKGLAPRLCAGTIGTIVHSRVLQKCQEEKIEVLGSNQKAEDGSLQHVVNETTKEMIARSCATIVTHPFHVITLRCMVQFIGREAKYSGVFDSIVTIYREDGILGFFAGLIPRLLGDVLSLWICNMLAHFINTYAIDDSTSHTGEIKNCSQAVTGFFASMLTYPFVLVSNLMAVNNCGLAGGLPPYAAVYPNWLHCWSHLSREGNMSRGNSLFFRKLPAGKTYAIEQKRFF
- the mtch2 gene encoding mitochondrial carrier homolog 2 isoform X1, which produces MADTCGQVLLGSGLTVLSHPLMYIKVLVQVGHEPLPPTLGRNMFGRQVYQLPGLFAYAKHIVKIDGKSGLFKGLAPRLCAGTIGTIVHSRVLQKCQEEKIEVLGSNQKAEDGSLQHVVNETTKEMIARSCATIVTHPFHVITLRCMVQFIGREAKYSGVFDSIVTIYREDGILGFFAGLIPRLLGDVLSLWICNMLAHFINTYAIDDSTSHTGEIKNCSQAVTGFFASMLTYPFVLVSNLMAVNNCGLAGGLPPYAAVYPNWLHCWSHLSREGNMSRGNSLFFRKLPAGKTYAIEQKRFF